The following proteins are encoded in a genomic region of Deinococcus sp. YIM 134068:
- the rsmA gene encoding 16S rRNA (adenine(1518)-N(6)/adenine(1519)-N(6))-dimethyltransferase RsmA: MTPPDPPTSPPPAPLYSPARVRELLNRHGLRPTKSLGQNFLVDGNILRAIADAGGAAPGVPVLEVGPGLGVLTREVASRGAHVTALEKDERLRPVLAETLAGLDVNVVWGDALDFDYGSLATGTRVIANLPYYITGVLLSRFMHAPAVLSATVLVQKEVGQRLAARPGEDNYGFLSALTALHGTVRHVRDVPKGAFLPAPDVTSSVMRLDFDRTRPLPDPAFLRFVETALQHRRKTLRNNLRLAGLEGEAIDAALAGVDLPPAVRAEDVPLPDLHALAARLGVVR; the protein is encoded by the coding sequence GTGACCCCACCCGACCCCCCGACCTCTCCGCCCCCCGCCCCGCTGTACTCGCCCGCCCGCGTGCGTGAGCTGCTGAACCGCCACGGCCTGCGCCCCACCAAGAGCCTCGGCCAGAACTTCCTCGTGGACGGCAATATCCTGCGCGCCATCGCCGACGCGGGCGGGGCGGCCCCCGGCGTGCCCGTGCTGGAGGTCGGCCCCGGCCTCGGCGTCCTCACCCGCGAGGTCGCCTCACGCGGGGCGCACGTCACCGCGCTGGAAAAGGACGAGCGATTGAGGCCCGTCCTCGCCGAGACCCTCGCCGGGCTGGACGTGAACGTGGTGTGGGGCGACGCGCTGGACTTCGATTACGGGAGCCTCGCCACGGGCACGCGCGTCATCGCCAACCTGCCGTACTACATCACCGGGGTCCTCCTCTCCCGCTTCATGCACGCGCCCGCCGTCCTCTCGGCCACCGTCCTCGTGCAGAAGGAGGTCGGCCAGCGCCTCGCCGCCCGGCCCGGCGAGGACAACTACGGCTTCCTGAGTGCCTTAACCGCCCTGCACGGCACCGTCCGCCACGTGCGCGACGTGCCGAAGGGGGCCTTTCTCCCCGCGCCCGACGTGACGAGCAGCGTGATGCGGCTGGACTTCGACCGCACCCGCCCGCTGCCCGACCCCGCCTTCCTGCGCTTCGTGGAGACGGCGCTGCAACACCGCCGCAAGACGCTGCGGAACAACCTGCGGCTGGCCGGGCTGGAGGGCGAGGCCATCGACGCGGCGCTCGCGGGGGTGGACCTGCCGCCCGCCGTGCGCGCCGAGGACGTGCCCCTGCCTGACCTGCACGCCCTGGCCGCGCGCCTGGGCGTGGTACGGTAG